Proteins encoded by one window of Vigna radiata var. radiata cultivar VC1973A chromosome 5, Vradiata_ver6, whole genome shotgun sequence:
- the LOC106761134 gene encoding uncharacterized protein LOC106761134, whose protein sequence is MGFIMEFAENLVLKLMEDPKERDRRFREHVYRVKDRCEKTKEMWSYPMRPYGFWTFERHNSQLAWDAQISQVPGRRDPYDDLLQHYSTPPK, encoded by the coding sequence ATGGGTTTCATCATGGAATTTGCGGAAAACTTGGTATTGAAGTTGATGGAAGACCCGAAGGAAAGAGATCGGAGGTTCAGAGAGCACGTTTATAGAGTGAAGGACAGATGCGAGAAGACAAAAGAGATGTGGAGCTACCCCATGCGGCCCTATGGTTTCTGGACATTCGAACGCCACAATTCTCAGCTTGCATGGGATGCCCAAATTAGCCAAGTTCCTGGTAGGAGGGACCCTTATGATGATCTCCTCCAACATTACTCCACCCCACCTAAATGA
- the LOC106762621 gene encoding uncharacterized protein At1g04910 isoform X2 → MGVDLRQVVAAVLTLTMFVMLGNMIKRDHFDSLQLPGGSEDSNFETAKFDATHVRKNIGLWKGDVDDLKPCWVKPSADDVEQTEGFVTFALTNGPEYHISQIADAVIVARSLGATLVIPDIRGSQPGDRRNFEDIYDVDVFMKSMEGVVRVIKDLPARISTRNIAAVKVPNRVTEDYIAEHVEPIYRTKGSVRLATYFPSINMRKAGKKGDTDSVACLAMFGSLDLQPEMHEVVDSIVERLRTLSRNSDGQFIAVDLRLEMLDKKGCQNSDNDGEKSCYNAQEIAVFLRQIGFDKDTTVYVTESRWDSSLDSLKDLFPKTYTKEAIMPADKKKKFLDSEFEKVIDFYISAESDVFVPAISGLFYANVVGKRIGSGKTRILVPASSASASNFLSPYVSNKNHFAYSCYC, encoded by the exons atGGGAGTAGATTTGAGACAAGTGGTTGCAGCAGTCCTCACCCTCACAATGTTTGTCATGCTTGGAAATATGATCAAAAGAGACCATTTTGATTCACTTCAA CTACCTGGAGGATCGGAGGATTCCAACTTTGAGACTGCTAAGTTTGATGCTACTCATGTGAGAAAGAATATAGGACTTTGGAAGGGAGACGTGGATGACCTAAAACCGTGTTGGGTTAAGCCATCTGCTG ATGATGTAGAGCAGACTGAAGGATTTGTTACTTTTGCATTAACCAATGGCCCCGAATACCATATTTCTCAG ATAGCAGATGCAGTGATTGTTGCTAGAAGTCTGGGGGCAACGCTTGTGATACCTGACATCAGAGGAAGCCAACCTGGTGACAGAAG GAACTTTGAGGACATTTATGATGTTGATGTGTTCATGAAAAGCATGGAAGGGGTGGTCAGAGTGATAAAGGATCTTCCTGCTCGTATATCAACACGGAATATTGCTGCTGTGAAAGTCCCGAATCGGGTTACAGAAGATTACATAGCTGAACATGTGGAACCAATATACAGAACAAAGGGAAGTGTGAGACTTGCAACTTACTTCCCTTCAATAAACATGAGAAAGGCAGGGAAAAAAGGCGACACTGATTCTGTTGCATGCTTAGCAATGTTTGGAAGTTTAGATTTGCAGCCAGAAATGCATGAAGTGGTTGACTCGATTGTTGAAAGACTAAGAACTTTAAGCCGAAATTCAGACGGCCAATTTATAGCTGTGGACTTGAGGCTTGAGATGTTGGATAAGAAGGGCTGCCAAAATAGTGATAACGATGGGGAGAAAAGCTGCTACAATGCACAAGAGATCGCAGTGTTTTTGAGGCAGATTGGTTTTGACAAGGATACCACAGTTTATGTGACTGAATCAAGGTGGGATAGCAGCCTTGATTCTCTCAAGGATTTGTTCCCTAAGACGTATACAAAG GAAGCCATTATGCCAGCtgataagaagaaaaagtttctAGATTCTGAATTTGAGAAAGTGATTGACTTTTATATCAGTGCAGAGAGTGACGTGTTCGTACCAGCAATTTCAGGTCTGTTCTACGCTAACGTAGTTGGAAAGAGAATAGGTTCTGGAAAAACACGCATACTGGTTCCAGCTTCGTCTGCTTCAGCCTCCAATTTTCTCTCTCCTTATGTCTCCAACAAAAACCACTTTGCTTATTCTTGTTACTGTTAG
- the LOC106762621 gene encoding uncharacterized protein At1g04910 isoform X1 — protein sequence MGVDLRQVVAAVLTLTMFVMLGNMIKRDHFDSLQEKLPGGSEDSNFETAKFDATHVRKNIGLWKGDVDDLKPCWVKPSADDVEQTEGFVTFALTNGPEYHISQIADAVIVARSLGATLVIPDIRGSQPGDRRNFEDIYDVDVFMKSMEGVVRVIKDLPARISTRNIAAVKVPNRVTEDYIAEHVEPIYRTKGSVRLATYFPSINMRKAGKKGDTDSVACLAMFGSLDLQPEMHEVVDSIVERLRTLSRNSDGQFIAVDLRLEMLDKKGCQNSDNDGEKSCYNAQEIAVFLRQIGFDKDTTVYVTESRWDSSLDSLKDLFPKTYTKEAIMPADKKKKFLDSEFEKVIDFYISAESDVFVPAISGLFYANVVGKRIGSGKTRILVPASSASASNFLSPYVSNKNHFAYSCYC from the exons atGGGAGTAGATTTGAGACAAGTGGTTGCAGCAGTCCTCACCCTCACAATGTTTGTCATGCTTGGAAATATGATCAAAAGAGACCATTTTGATTCACTTCAA GAAAAGCTACCTGGAGGATCGGAGGATTCCAACTTTGAGACTGCTAAGTTTGATGCTACTCATGTGAGAAAGAATATAGGACTTTGGAAGGGAGACGTGGATGACCTAAAACCGTGTTGGGTTAAGCCATCTGCTG ATGATGTAGAGCAGACTGAAGGATTTGTTACTTTTGCATTAACCAATGGCCCCGAATACCATATTTCTCAG ATAGCAGATGCAGTGATTGTTGCTAGAAGTCTGGGGGCAACGCTTGTGATACCTGACATCAGAGGAAGCCAACCTGGTGACAGAAG GAACTTTGAGGACATTTATGATGTTGATGTGTTCATGAAAAGCATGGAAGGGGTGGTCAGAGTGATAAAGGATCTTCCTGCTCGTATATCAACACGGAATATTGCTGCTGTGAAAGTCCCGAATCGGGTTACAGAAGATTACATAGCTGAACATGTGGAACCAATATACAGAACAAAGGGAAGTGTGAGACTTGCAACTTACTTCCCTTCAATAAACATGAGAAAGGCAGGGAAAAAAGGCGACACTGATTCTGTTGCATGCTTAGCAATGTTTGGAAGTTTAGATTTGCAGCCAGAAATGCATGAAGTGGTTGACTCGATTGTTGAAAGACTAAGAACTTTAAGCCGAAATTCAGACGGCCAATTTATAGCTGTGGACTTGAGGCTTGAGATGTTGGATAAGAAGGGCTGCCAAAATAGTGATAACGATGGGGAGAAAAGCTGCTACAATGCACAAGAGATCGCAGTGTTTTTGAGGCAGATTGGTTTTGACAAGGATACCACAGTTTATGTGACTGAATCAAGGTGGGATAGCAGCCTTGATTCTCTCAAGGATTTGTTCCCTAAGACGTATACAAAG GAAGCCATTATGCCAGCtgataagaagaaaaagtttctAGATTCTGAATTTGAGAAAGTGATTGACTTTTATATCAGTGCAGAGAGTGACGTGTTCGTACCAGCAATTTCAGGTCTGTTCTACGCTAACGTAGTTGGAAAGAGAATAGGTTCTGGAAAAACACGCATACTGGTTCCAGCTTCGTCTGCTTCAGCCTCCAATTTTCTCTCTCCTTATGTCTCCAACAAAAACCACTTTGCTTATTCTTGTTACTGTTAG
- the LOC106762159 gene encoding receptor-like protein kinase encodes MHSIIFTMWLIFLSCFLYAVSALSSDGVTLLSLTRHWKSVPPSINTTWLASDSTPCSSWVGLQCDHAHHVIYLNLTGYGISGQLGPEIGNISRLQYLDLTGNNLNGPIPHSLKNLHSLQFLSLAQNQLSGEIPHSLSQIPGLQLVDLSYNLLRGSIPTSIGNMSELLLLYLQSNQLSGTIPSSIGNCSKLLELYLDRNQLEGVLPQSLNNLGLLDHFDVSGNRLTGTVSLGSPSCKNLVVLDLSDNDFSGGLPSSLGNCSSLSELVAVNCNLVGNIPPSFGLLTKLSILYLPLNRLSGKIPPEIGNCNSLTELQLYSNRLEGNIPSELGKLRKLVDLQLFSNQLTGEIPLSIWKIKGLQSLHLYNNSLSGELPLEIAELRQLKNITLFSNQFSGVIPQNLGINSSLVLLDFTSNKFTGNIPPNLCFGKKLKILNLGINQLQGSVPPDVGSCTSLTRLILKQNNFTGPLPHFKSCQNLVYMEIGNNKIHGTIPSSWGNCTRITDLILSMNKFTGPIPSELGNLVNLRTLNLAHNNLEGPLPSQLSKCTQMDRFDVGFNFLNGSLPSSLQNWTRLTTLILSENRFSGGLPSFLSEFKMISELQLGGNLFGGKIPISVGAMQNLIYGLNLSSNRLTGEIPVEIRNLKMLRTLDLSHNNLTGSIEVLGELISLVELNISYNSFRGLVPNTLMKLLNCPLSSFLGNPGLCIRCSASDCLACSERSSLKSCDDKSTKRKGLSKVQTVKMFLGLSIFLGLSLLALVCVIVFGRTAKQENHISSEQGSSSLLNKVMEATENLNDRYIIGRGAHGIVYKVVIGPDKAFAMKKIRFTASQGKNSSMAREIQTLGKIRHRNLVKLEDFWLRKDCGLILYSYMANGSLHDVLHERVPTPTLKWNVRYKIAVGIAHGLAYLHYDCDPPIVHRDIKPSNILLDSDMLPHIADFGIAKLLEQSSPASNTSIAVPGTIGYIAPENAYATTSSRESDVYSYGVVLLELITRKKAVTDPSYEDGVLVDWVRSVWRETGQIHQIADSILSCEFADTHIMENLIKVLMVALRCTEKDPHERPTMRDVIHQLN; translated from the exons ATGCATTCCATCATCTTCACCATGTGGCTTATTTTCTTGTCTTGCTTCTTGTATGCTGTCTCTGCACTCAGCTCCGATGGGGTCACCCTGTTGTCACTCACGAGGCACTGGAAATCCGTGCCTCCTTCCATAAACACCACCTGGCTCGCCTCTGATTCCACTCCATGCTCCTCCTGGGTAGGACTTCAATGTGACCATGCCCACCATGTCATCTACCTTAACCTCACAGGTTATGGGATTTCTGGTCAATTAGGTCCTGAAATTGGAAACATTTCTCGCCTACAGTACTTAGACCTTACAGGTAACAACCTCAATGGCCCAATACCTCACTCCTTAAAAAACTTGCACAGCCTCCAGTTTCTCAGCCTTGCTCAAAATCAGCTATCTGGTGAAATTCCACATTCCTTGTCTCAAATACCTGGACTGCAGCTTGTTGATCTATCATATAACCTTTTAAGGGGTTCCATCCCCACTAGCATTGGGAACATGTCTGAGCTCCTGCTGTTGTATCTTCAGAGTAACCAGTTGTCCGGGACAATTCCTTCATCCATTGGGAATTGCAGTAAATTGCTAGAATTGTATCTGGATAGGAATCAGTTGGAGGGTGTCCTGCCTCAGAGTCTAAATAATCTCGGTCTTCTGGATCATTTTGATGTCTCCGGTAATAGACTTACGGGTACTGTTTCTTTGGGTTCACCTAGTTGTAAAAATTTAGTAGTTTTGGATCTTTCAGACAATGACTTTAGTGGTGGCCTTCCCTCAAGCCTGGGGAACTGTAGTAGTTTATCCGAACTTGTTGCCGTGAACTGCAATTTGGTAGGGAATATTCCACCCTCCTTTGGCCTATTAACCAAGCTTTCGATTCTATACCTTCCACTAAACCGTTTATCTGGAAAAATACCTCCAGAAATTGGCAACTGCAACTCTCTGACAGAGTTACAGCTGTATTCCAATCGACTTGAGGGAAACATTCCAAGTGAATTGGGAAAACTAAGAAAACTGGTTGATTTGCAATTGTTTTCAAATCAATTGACTGGTGAAATTCCACTCAGCATCTGGAAGATTAAAGGTCTTCAATCTCTGCATCTGTATAATAACAGTCTTTCTGGAGAATTGCCATTGGAGATTGCAGAGCTCAGGCAGCTGAAAAACATCACTTTGTTTAGCAACCAGTTTTCCGGTGTTATACCTCAAAACTTGGGAATTAACAGTAGTTTAGTTCTGTTGGACTTCACAAGTAATAAATTCACTGGCAACATCCCACCAAATCTGTGTTTTGGGAAGAAGTTAAAGATCCTGAATTTGGGCATCAATCAACTTCAAGGTAGCGTACCTCCTGATGTTGGGAGCTGTACAAGCCTTACAAGATTAATCCTCAAACAGAATAATTTTACTGGGCCTCTTCCTCATTTTAAGAGCTGTCAAAATCTCGTTTATATGGAGATTGGCAACAACAAAATTCATGGAACAATTCCATCAAGTTGGGGAAACTGCACACGTATCACTGACTTAATTCTGTCCATGAACAAATTTACAGGGCCAATACCATCAGAGCTAGGGAACCTGGTGAATCTTCGGACTTTGAATCTCGCTCACAACAACTTAGAAGGTCCTTTGCCCTCTCAGCTATCAAAGTGCACCCAAATGGACAGGTTTGATGTCGGATTCAATTTCCTAAATGGTTCATTGCCATCAAGTCTGCAGAACTGGACAAGGCTAACCACATTAATTTTGAGCGAGAATCGCTTTAGTGGGGGCCTCCCATCTTTCCTGTCGGAATTCAAAATGATTTCTGAGCTACAACTTGGTGGCAATCTGTTCGGAGGCAAAATTCCCATATCAGTTGGAGCAATGCAGAACTTGATCTATGGTTTGAATCTAAGTTCAAATAGGTTGACTGGTGAAATTCCTGTAGAGATTAGGAACCTGAAAATGTTGCGAACACTGGATCTGTCTCATAACAATTTGACAGGAAGCATAGAAGTTCTTGGTGAACTCATCTCCTTAGTGGAACTCAATATTTCATACAATTCTTTTCGTGGTCTTGTACCAAACACGCTGATGAAGTTGCTTAATTGTCCCTTGTCATCGTTCCTGGGCAATCCTGGCCTATGCATCAGATGTTCAGCGTCAGATTGCTTGGCTTGCTCGGAAAGAAGCTCTCTAAAATCATGCGATGACAAATCTACTAAACGGAAAGGCTTGAGTAAAGTTCAAACTGTGAAGATGTTTCTTGGATTGTCCATATTTCTTGGTTTGTCGTTACTGGCATTAGTTTGTGTTATTGTTTTTGGGAGAACAGCTAAGCAGGAAAACCATATCTCTTCTGAACAGGGTTCTTCATCCCTTCTTAACAAAGTCATGGAGGCTACAGAAAACCTAAATGATCGATATATTATTGGTAGAGGAGCCCACGGAATTGTTTATAAAGTTGTGATAGGTCCAGACAAAGCTTTTGCGATGAAAAAGATAAGATTTACTGCGAGTCAAGGTAAGAACTCAAGCATGGCCAGAGAAATTCAGACCCTTGGGAAAATCAGGCATCGAAATCTTGTCAAATTGGAAGACTTTTGGTTGAGAAAAGATTGTGGTCTAATTTTGTATAGCTACATGGCAAATGGAAGTCTCCATGATGTTTTGCATGAAAGGGTTCCAACACCAACCTTAAAGTGGAATGTCCGGTATAAGATAGCTGTTGGAATTGCTCATGGATTAGCTTATCTCCACTATGACTGTGACCCTCCGATCGTGCACCGAGACATCAAGCCCAGCAATATACTTCTAGACTCTGACATGCTGCCTCACATTGCTGACTTTGGTATTGCCAAACTTCTGGAACAGTCTTCTCCTGCTTCAAATACTTCCATTGCTGTGCCAGGTACAATTGGTTATATTGCTCCAG AGAATGCTTATGCAACAACAAGTAGTAGGGAGTCTGATGTGTACAGTTACGGGGTTGTTTTGCTTGAGCTGATAACAAGAAAGAAGGCAGTCACAGATCCTTCGTACGAGGATGGTGTTTTGGTGGATTGGGTTAGGTCTGTCTGGAGGGAAACAGGACAAATTCATCAAATTGCTGATTCAATACTTTCCTGCGAATTTGCTGATACCCATATAATGGAAAACCTTATCAAAGTGCTTATGGTTGCTTTGAGATGTACTGAGAAGGATCCACACGAGAGACCCACAATGAGAGATGTTATTCATCAATTAAACTAG
- the LOC106762160 gene encoding DNA-dependent metalloprotease WSS1-like — translation MDLNDLNKVWEIKPLKRIGEDEARKILEKVAKQVQPIMRKRKWKVNVLSEFCPANPSLLGLNIGPGAEIKIRLRRPNCDWDFFPYEQILDTMLHELCHNEHGPHNAQFYNLLDEIRRECEELMVKGINNTGKGFELYGRRLGGSSQQPPLLSLRRTALAAAESRARHGALLPSGPQYLGGDTNIKSSLSPIQAAAMAAERRLHDDKWCGSKSQRSESQIRENTSSSEASARSIQTSAIQSATAKETFEGAKWQCNTCTLLNKPLALLCEACGTEMRKGVSKFKVWSCKFCTLENGVEQDRCLCCGEWRYSYGPSVAIRGPYIGT, via the exons ATGGATCTTAATGATCTTAACAAAGTCTGGGAAATCAAGCCGCTAAAAAGAATCGGAGAAGATGAAGCAAGGAAGATTCTTGAAAAGGTAGCTAAGCAGGTTCAACCGATAATGCGAAAAAGGAAATGGAAAGTCAATGTTCTTTCTGAATTCTG CCCTGCCAATCCATCacttttagggttaaatatagGACCGGGTGCAGAAATAAAGATAAGACTGCGGAGGCCAAACTGCGATTGGGATTTCTTCCCATATGAGCAGATTCTCGATACCATGTTGCACGAGCTTTGCCATAATGAACATGGTCCCCATAATGCTCAGTTTTATAACCTTTTGGATGAAATCAGAAGG GAATGTGAAGAACTGATGGTCAAAGGGATTAATAACACTGGGAAAGGATTTGAGCTTTATGGAAGACGTCTAGGTGGGTCCTCCCAGCAACCGCCTTTGTTATCACTTCGCCGGACTGCATTGGCAGCTGCTGAAAGCAGAGCACGTCATGGAGCTTTGCTTCCTTCAGGACCTCAGTATTTAGGTGGTGATACAAATATTAAGTCTTCTCTGAGTCCAATACAAGCTGCTGCCATGGCTGCTGAAAGGAGACTGCACGATGACAAGTGGTGTGGGTCAAAGTCTCAAAGGAGTGAGTCTCAAATAAGGGAGAATACAAGTTCTAGTGAAGCTTCTGCAAGATCTATTCAAACTTCGGCTATCCAATCTGCAACAGCCAAGGAAACATTTGAGGGAGCAAAATGGCAGTGCAACACTTGCACTTTGTTAAATAAG CCATTAGCATTGCTATGCGAAGCCTGTGGAACAGAAATGCGGAAAGGTGTTTCCAAGTTCAAAGTTTGGTCTTGCAAATTTTGTACTCTAGAAAACGGGGTTGAGCAGGATAGATGCTTATGTTGTGGAGAATGGAGATATTCATATGGTCCATCAGTGGCCATTCGTGGGCCTTACATTGGTACCTAA
- the LOC106762280 gene encoding vacuolar cation/proton exchanger 3 gives MGSLEEKIERDPFDNLNEDDDQTPFASSPSASKVRPFNFETTVVDLRSSSAFNIRRISRSIYFVLIKAKINILLPFGPFAILLHYLTGHQGWVFFFTLLGITPLAERLGYTTEQLAFYTGPTVGGLLNATFGNATEMIISIYALKSNMMRVVKQSLLGSILSNMLLVLGCAFFTGGIAHYKKVQVFDKAAAIVNSGLLLMAVMGILFPAVLYFTHSEVHEGKSVLSLSRFSSCIMLVAYASYLFFQLRSQQNVYTPVNEEGDDGENSDEEEELELTQWEAIAWLAILTAWMSILSGYLVDTIEGASKSLNMSMAFISVILLPIVGNAAEHASAIMFAVKDKLDITIGVAIGSSTQISMFVIPFCVVIGWCMGKEMDLNFQLFETATLFITVLVVAFMMQEGTSNYFKGLMLVLCYLIVAASFFVHDDPIKSGND, from the exons ATGGGTTCACTCGAGGAGAAGATAGAACGCGATCCTTTCGACAACCTTAACGAAGACGACGACCAAACTCCCTTCGCCTCTTCCCCATCCGCCTCCAAAGTCCGCCCCTTCAATTTCGAGACCACCGTTGTCGATTTACGGTCCTCCTCCGCCTTCAACATTAGACGCATCAGCAGGAGTATATATTTCGTCTTAATTAAGGCCAAGATCAACATCTTGCTTCCGTTTGGTCCTTTTGCTATTCTACTGCATTATCTCACTGGACACCAAGGAtgggtcttcttcttcacgttatTGGGTATTACTCCTTTGGCCGAACGTCTCGGTTATACCACCGA GCAGCTTGCCTTCTATACGGGACCCACAG TTGGGGGTCTGCTTAATGCCACATTTGGCAATGCAACTGAAATGATTATATCCATTTACGCGTTGAAAAGCAATATGATGAGGGTTGTGAAGCAATCTTTACTCGGTTCTATCCTGTCAAATATGCTTCTGGTTCTTGGCTGTGCTTTCTTTACTGGTGGCATTGCCCACTACAAAAAAGTACAGGTTTTTGACAAG GCAGCTGCCATTGTCAATTCTGGGTTACTCTTGATGGCTGTAATGGGAATTCTGTTTCCTGCTGTGCTTTACTTTACTCACTCAGAAGTTCATGAAGGGAAGTCAGTGTTGTCTCTATCAAGATTTAGCAGCTGCATAATGCTGGTGGCATATGCAAGCTACCTTTTCTTTCAACTTAGAAGTCAGCAAAATGTTTATACTCCAGTTAATGAG GAAGGAGATGATGGTGAAAATtctgatgaggaagaagaactTGAATTAACTCAATGGGAGGCAATAGCCTGGCTTGCTATTTTGACAGCATGGATGTCTATATTGTCTGGATACCTTGTAGATACCATAGAG GGTGCATCTAAGTCATTAAATATGTCAATGGCTTTTATTTCTGTCATCTTGCTTCCAATTGTTGGCAACGCTGCAGAACATGCCAGTGCCATCATGTTTGCCGTAAAGGACAAGCTT GATATTACTATTGGAGTTGCCATAGGATCGTCTACACAGATATCTATGTTTGTG ATCCCCTTCTGTGTGGTTATTGGATGGTGCATGGGAAAAGAAATGGACTTGAATTTTCAACTCTTTGAGACTGCCACGCTTTTTATCACCGTGTTGGTAGTTGCGTTTATGATGCAG GAAGGAAcctcaaattattttaaaggcTTGATGCTTGTGCTGTGCTATCTTATAGTTGCTGCCAGTTTTTTTGTACATGATGACCCTATTAAAAGTG GTAATGACTAA
- the LOC106761921 gene encoding 4-coumarate--CoA ligase 1-like, giving the protein MAIETEQGKDFIFRSKLPDIYIPKNLPLHAYCFQNLPDHASRPCLINAPTGKVYTYSDVDATARKVAAGLHRLGVRQGEVIMILLPNCPEFVFAFLGASHRGAVATAANPFFTPAEIAKQAKASKAKVLITQASYYEKVKELEEVKLVFVDTCPVAEADGVHVHFSELCEGDGEMDEVEIRADDVVALPYSSGTTGLPKGVMLTHKGLVTSIAQQVDGENPNLYYHPDDTILCVLPLFHIYSLNSVLLCGLRSKAAILLMPKFEINALLALIQKHRITVAPVVPPIVLAVAKSPDLANYDLSSIRLFKSGGAPLGKELEDTVRAKFPNARLGQGYGMTEAGPVLTMSLAFAKEPMHVKAGACGTVVRNAEMKIVDPETAQSLPRNQSGEICIRGDQIMKGYLNDKEATERTIDKDGWLHTGDIGYIDDDDELFIVDRLKELIKYKGFQVAPAELEALLLTHPNISDAAVVPMKDEAAGEVPVAFVVRSNSSIDTTQDEIKNFISKQVVFYKRINTVFFVDAIPKSPSGKILRKDLRAKLAAPAAASQ; this is encoded by the exons ATGGCCATTGAAACAGAGCAGGGGAAGGACTTCATTTTCAGGTCCAAGCTTCCTGATATATACATCCCCAAAAACCTTCCCCTCCACGCCTACTGCTTCCAAAATTTGCCAGACCACGCCTCACGCCCTTGCTTGATCAATGCCCCCACCGGAAAAGTCTACACCTACTCCGACGTCGACGCCACCGCCCGAAAAGTGGCGGCCGGCCTCCACAGATTGGGCGTGCGACAGGGCGAGGTCATCATGATCCTTCTCCCCAACTGCCCCGAATTCGTCTTTGCGTTTCTCGGGGCGTCTCATCGCGGCGCCGTGGCCACTGCGGCCAACCCCTTCTTCACCCCGGCGGAGATTGCGAAGCAAGCCAAGGCATCCAAGGCCAAGGTGCTCATCACGCAGGCCTCTTACTACGAAAAGGTGAAGGAGCTGGAGGAGGTGAAGTTGGTGTTCGTGGACACGTGTCCGGTGGCGGAGGCAGACGGCGTTCACGTCCATTTCTCAGAGTTGTGTGAGGGCGACGGGGAGATGGATGAGGTGGAGATAAGAGCGGATGATGTGGTGGCATTGCCGTATTCGTCGGGGACAACGGGGCTTCCGAAAGGTGTGATGCTGACGCACAAGGGGCTGGTGACGAGCATTGCTCAGCAGGTGGACGGCGAGAATCCGAACCTCTACTACCATCCCGACGACACCATCCTCTGCGTGCTTCCCCTGTTCCATATATACTCCCTCAACTCTGTTCTTCTCTGTGGCTTGCGTTCCAAGGCTGCCATTCTCCTCATGCCCAAGTTCGAAATCAACGCCCTCCTCGCCCTCATTCAGAAACACAGAATCACCGTTGCCCCCGTCGTCCCACCCATCGTTCTCGCCGTTGCCAAGTCACCTGATCTCGCCAACTACGACCTCTCTTCCATCAGGCTCTTCAAGTCCGGCGGAGCCCCTCTCGGTAAAGAGCTTGAAGACACTGTGAGGGCCAAATTCCCCAACGCCAGACTCGGCCAGGGTTACGGTATGACTGAGGCAGGCCCTGTGCTCACAATGTCCTTAGCTTTTGCTAAAGAACCCATGCACGTGAAAGCAGGTGCATGCGGAACCGTTGTGAGAAACGCAGAGATGAAGATCGTGGATCCTGAAACCGCCCAATCCCTACCTCGAAACCAGTCCGGTGAAATCTGCATAAGAGGCGACCAGATCATGAAAG GTTATCTGAACGACAAAGAGGCTACAGAGAGAACGATAGACAAAGATGGGTGGTTGCACACAGGTGACATCGGTTACATCGACGATGACGATGAGTTATTCATCGTTGACAGGTTAAAGGAACTTATCAAATACAAAGGGTTTCAGGTGGCTCCGGCTGAACTCGAAGCCCTTCTTCTCACTCATCCTAACATCTCTGACGCTGCCGTCGTTCC AATGAAGGATGAAGCGGCCGGAGAAGTACCTGTGGCATTTGTTGTGAGATCAAATTCTTCCATCGACACAACCCAGGATGAAATCAAGAACTTCATCTCCAAACAGGTGGTGTTTTACAAGAGAATAAACACAGTATTCTTCGTTGATGCAATTCCCAAGTCACCCTCAGGCAAAATCTTGCGTAAGGATCTACGAGCAAAGCTAGCAGCACCAGCAGCTGCATCACAATGA